The window TGACCATTCTGTCAAGAATTGGTAAGACCAATTTATAACTCATCCTAGTCGGACCCACTATACCAAGAAGTCCTTTGTTATCCCGTCTGCAAAAACTATGCGTTACAACAGATAATCTGTTCAATTCCACAGCCTGATTTTCACTGCCTATTGTAACCACGAAATTATGACGCATCCTCTTTTTCATTATCTTCAGCATTAATTCCCTTTGTCCCATTATTGCAACTAGATTCTTCAGGACAATCGGGTCCTCGAATTCAGGTGTATGCCGGGGAAGGTCCATATTTCCTATATAGTACTTTAAATCATAAGACCAATCGAAGAGATTGCCGGCTTCTTTAGTTACACACTCTGTAATCTCTCTTTCCACTCCCGCGCTTTCCCTTATAAAACTTCTTAACCTTCCGGCGGCTTCCTCAAGAGGACATTCAGATATTCTTTCATTAATTATACGGTTAGCCTCTTTTAAAACATAATAGGGATACTGTTTTGGAAATTCAATATATACACTTTTTCTCATGCCGGATGATAATTTTAAAATTATTACTCCACTCTTTCTTTCCTTCGGAATAATATCCAGTCTTATTATATGTCCGTAAGAGTGTAAGACCCCCATCATCAAACCCATGTAGTTTGTTAATTCCCCAAGCAACCTTGAAGCACTAAGCATGATATCACGCAAATCTCCAAAATCTTCCCCGATTCCATTATTTATTTCTTCTATAATGCTTTTCTTCAGCTCGCCTCTCTGCTTAATAGAATCAACATAGAATCTGTAGCCTGAATCGGTAGGAATCCTTCCAGCTGAAACATGAGGTTTGAAAAGAAATTCTTTTTCTTCCAGAGCGTGGAAAATTGTACGGATATTCGCGGTGCTGACAGGGAGTTTATACCTGTTTTTCAACGCCTTTGAACTAACCGGCCTGCCCTTCTTAATATACAGATCTACGGCTTTTGTCAGTATTTCCGATTCTGAAGAACTCATTTCCATGTAGTCAATCATTGTTAGCACTCTCCATGCCTGACTGCCAAACAGCTCGATAAAGTTAATCTTTCTTATACTCCTTGTCAAGTTTGATAACAAAGAGCATCATCAACCGGGAATAAAATCTGAACAAATTAAATGCCTTAAACCTCTAGAAAAAACCTTCAGCATAACGGGCTGTCTAAGTGTAACATATCCCTTATTTAATCAGATCACCTATTCTGCTGAACCTAGGCCAGTGGTTTTGATAATCAATGGAAAAATATAGAAAAAGGGCTTCTCCTCTCAGGAGCTTCTTATCCAGGGGGCCCCAGAAACGTGAGTCATAACTATTATCCCGATTGTCTCCAAGTACAAATATGTGTCCTTCGGGCACACGCGCAGGTCCATAATCTTTCTTCCCGCCCCGAATATATTTTGTGTAATCCTCTTCCAGCTTCTTACCATCGATATAAACACTCTTTCCCTTTATTTCCACAACCTCACCGGGTAGAGCAATGCACCTTTTGATATAATCTGTTTTTCTGTCACCGGGAAATTTAAAAATAACAACATCCCCCCTCTCCGGTTCTCTCACTGCTGGAAGCCTCCAGTCAACAAAAGGAACTTTTGCTCCATAAATAAATTTAGTAGCGAAGAGAAAATCACCCTTAAGAAGGGTATCTTTCATAGAACCTGAAGGTATATGATAACTTTGAATAATAAATGTTCTAACTATGAGGGCCAAAAAAACCGCGGTAACAATAATCTCGATATATTCTCTGATCTTTGATCTGTGTTTGGGCTTTCTGCTTTCTTTTTTAGCCATAATATCCTTTCTACTTAACTTCGATCACTATTTTTGCCGTTATAGCAGTTTTCCGATAACCTATGCGGTCTATGACATTTAAAAATCAATACTTATCTGGAAACCCGGAGTTTGCTCAATACTGACGCTCTCTACCTTAAAATCCATACCATGCAAATGCGCGTCCACATAAGCGTCGAAAATTAATATAACAAGAATTCCGGACGACCACCATAACCAATCAATCTTACGTGCTTTATATTCATTATACCAGGCGTTGTGATAACGCCAGCTTGAACTAATATAGTTATCTCCTGTATCAGATTCTATCCATTTATCGTAACTGTCCCGAATTTTCTTTTCCCTTTTTTCTTGGCGATAATTTAAAAGTATAGTGGTTAAGTACCAGGTTTCCAGTCCCATGGCGAGAGCCGCTTTTACAGGTCTTTCATTGTACATCTGACCCAGGCCTGGGAAAATTAGGGCACACAGCATAGCAACACGCGCGTTCTTTTTATCCTTCCAGTCAAGTTCTTCTTCCCCTCTGCCACCCGTTTCATTTGACAGTACTTCCTTTAACTCCTCCATTGTCCAGCCGGTTTTATGGGGTGATTCTCCTGTAGAATCACCCCTGGAAATTGATGAAAGTTCCGAGGAAATTCCCGATTGACAATATAGTCCTTCAAAAGCCATAGGGCTACGCGTAGTAATCAATAAAAAAAGTGGAAGAAACAAAAGGGTAAGAAGAAATCTAATAACAGTTTTCATATATATCAGCCCGCAAGTTATAGTATGAACAGACTACTGCTGCTTTTTCCATTATAAAACCGCTTTATATGACAAATATGATACAATAAAAAAATCCCAGTCATTAATAATGGCGGGAACGTGTGGGAATCGAACCCACCCCGGATGGTTTTAGCACCCGGCAGAAGGATTTGAAGTCCTCGGGATTCACCAGAACCCATCCATTCCCGCGAGTCCACTAAAGCTGTCCAATTCAGGAATAAGCGCGATAAAAACCACTCAGCCCCTATTTACAACAAGAAAAGTCTTGAAGGTAAAATAACAGCTTTGAATCTTTATTCAAAATACGCGACAGCTTCAATTTCGACTAAGGCTCCCAGGGGAAGTTTAGATACCTCATATGCTGCTCTTGCAGGAGGATCTTCCTTGAAATACTTCATATAAACATTATTCATTTCCTTAAAGTCGTCCATTGAATCAAGCATTACAGTAGTTTTTACTATTGATTGAAGCCCCCCTCCGGCAGCTTCAGCTACTGCTTTGAGGTTATGTATAACCCGCTCAACCTGACTTGACAGATCTTCAGCCAATTTTCCGCTATCGGGATCCATACCAAGTTGGCCTGAGATAAAAAGGAAATTTCCCGCACGAACAGCCTGATTGTAGGGTCCTATTGCTGCTGGAGCCGACTCGGTTCTAATAACTTCTTTCATACTTTTACCCTTCTTCTATAATCTGTACAACCAAAAATAACAAAAATATTATACCCTTATAACTAAAACAATAATAGAAGAAAAACTCACTTATTGAAAAATCTCTCCTATCTCAAACACAATATAACAAATTATTAACTTATTCCCTACTCAACCGTTACACTCTTAGCGAGATTCCTGGGTTGATCAACATGACATCCTCTCAGGACAGCAATATGATAAGCTATTAATTGTAGAGGGATTATCGAAAGAATTGGATAGAGAAAGTCAAGTGTCTCGGGTATGTAAATTACATGATCAGCCATATTAATAATTTCTTTGTCCCCCTCGGTAGTTACAGCGATAATTTTTCCCTTTCGAGCTTTAACTTCATTGATATTTCCCAGTATTTTCTGGTAAGCGCTGTCTCGGGGACAAATTATAACAACCGGCATATTTTCATCTATCAGGGCAATAGGTCCGTGTTTCATCTCCGCCGCGGGATAACCCTCAGCGTGAACGTATGATATCTCCTTGAGCTTTAAAGCGCCTTCGAGGGCCACCGGATAGTTCGGTCCTCTCCCGAGATAAAGAAAGTTGTTATGGTAACAACATTTCTCGGAAATAGTCTTAATCTCCTCGTTTTTATCAAGAATTTGTGATACCTGCATTGGTAATTTCTCCAGGGCTTCGATTATTCTACGCCCCTCTGATAATGATATATTGCGCATCCTCCCCAGCATTATTGAAAGGAGACTCAAAACAGTAATCTGTGACGTGAACGCCTTTGTTGACGCGACACCAATCTCCGGCCCGGCATGAATATAAACACCGCTTCCGGATTCACGCGCTATGGTACTTCCCACTACATTGCAAATTCCCATACACCGGGCGCCTTTCTCATGCGCTTCCCTCATAGCCGCCAGAGTGTCAACTGTTTCACCTGATTGACTGATTGCCATTACGAGTGTTTTATCCTCAATTATTGGATTCTTGTAGCGGAATTCACTCGCGTATTCCACTTCAACAGGTATACGGGCCTTTTCTTCGATCATATATTCACCTATAAGAGCCGAGTGCCAGCTCGTTCCGCAGGCAATAAATACAATTCGTTCAATTTCTCTCAACTCCTCATCAGACATATTTAAACCGCCAAGTTTTGACATCCCCGTTTCAGCCAGAATTCGGCCTCTCATAGCGTTTCTTATTGTTTCGGGCTGCTCAAATATCTCTTTCAGCATAAAATGGTCAAATCCGCTTTTTTCAATCATATCGAGATCCCAATCAACCATCTCGACAACATGGTCTACAGATTCGTTCCTTATAGTCATTGTAGAAAAATGCTCCGGGGTTGCTACCACCATCTGCTGGTCCTTAAGATATATGACCTGTCTTGTGTGCTTGAGTATAGCCGCGACATCACTGGCGATAAAATATTCATCTTCGCCGATTCCTACTATAACCGGAGAACCGTTTCGCGCGCTTACAAGTTTCTCAGGCTCAGAAGAAGAGATAACGAGTATTCCATACGTTCCTTCAACTAAATCCAAGGCCTTCTGAACGGCTTCTTCCAGTTTATCGCCATTATAAAATTCTTCGATCAGGTGCGCTAATACCTCTGTGTCTGTCTCCGTTACGAATTTATGGCCTTCGGCTTGAAGGGAGGTTTTCAAAGTCTGATAATTTTCAATAATGCCATTATGTACAAGCGCGATCCTCCCGCTGCAGTCTGTGTGAGGGTGGGCGTTCCGTGTAGTTGGCGGACCGTGCGTGGCCCATCTTGTATGTCCTATCCCAAGAGTCCCATTCAAATCAGACTCGATCAATTTTTCCTCAAGTTTCCTTATTTTCCCTTCAGTTTTTTTAATTAATAACGAGTCATCTTTGGCAATTGCTAAACCCGCGGAATCATACCCGCGGTACTCCAGTCGCTTCAAACCCTCGATGAGTATTTCACCAACTCGATTATTTTTCCCGATATATCCGATAATGCCGCACATAACTCCCCCTGGATTCTAAATTGATTTCAAAGTCAAATGAAGGATATTAAGATTCTAACTGAACAAGTGATCAGCTCTCCTTAGAATATCCTCAGTCATTTTCTCTGAACGCGCTTCAGCGATAACCCTTACAACGGGTTCCGTATTCGATATTCTCAAATGTATCCATCCTTTATCCATATCAATTCTTATGCCATCGGTAGTATTTATTTTTCCATTAAAGAGTTTTTCAGCTTCTTTCATTAAAACTGAAAAATCTCCTTCATAAGTATGCTTTTTCTTCACAATGTGATAACGGGGCATTTTACTCAATTTCTCTCCGAGTGTAAGACCCTGATTAGACAGTAATTGAAGTATTAACGCTATGCCTGTAGCGGCGTCACGTCCGTAATGAACTTCAGGATATATAACTCCCCCATTCCCTTCTCCGCCGATAACAGCGTTTGTTCTTTTCATAAGTTCTATTACGTTTGCTTCTCCAACGCTGGATCTGTGTAGTGATACATTATAAAGCTCCGCTATATCATCCATGAGTCTGGTTGTGGAGAGATTTGCTACGACGGGACCTTTCTCGAAGGTTAGAACAAATTCAGCGGCAAGAGAAAGTGTTAATTCCTCGCTGCAAACTGAACCACTTTCATCAACAAGAACAAGTCTGTCAGCATCCGGATCACAAGCAAATCCTATGTCGGCCTTTTCCCTGACAACGGCCTTCGAGAGATCACCGAGGTTCGCGGGTGTCGGTTCCGGTATATGTGGAAACGGCGCGTCAACATCCGTGTAGAGCTCAACTACGGTAACACCAAGTTTTCCAAGAAGCGATGGTATAATCCTGCTCCCGGCTCCATTAACACAATCAACAACGGCTTTTACATTCGACGACTTAATCTGTTCTATATCTATACAGTCAAGTTTGAGTATCCGGTTTATATGCACAGTATCACTATTTTCGTAAGGCTTACATTGACCGAACATATCAGGCTCAGAAAACAAATGTTCATCACTTTCTACACGCTGTTTAATTTTATCTATTTCTTCAGAAGATAAAAACTCTCCGTTACTGTCTAGGAATTTCAGGGCGTTCCAGTCCGGTCCATTATGGCTGGCTGTAACGATTATTCCACCTTCAGCTTTGAGTTCATCTACCATTATCTCAACCGTGGGAGTGGCTGCAATGCCCAGATTCACAACATCAAACCCCATAAATTGCAGAGAAGAACAAACGGCAGACATAAGAGAAGCCCCGGAAGCCCTGGCATCCCTCCCTACAATCACCCTTCCCTGATTTAATTCAGCCGCGTAAGCTGCGGTAAATCTCGATACTGTTTCAGGGTTCATACCACTGCTCAGCAACCCCCGGATACCGGAAATACTTATCATAAGTGACTTGTCGATCTTCACCCTTACTCTCCTTTAAAATCTTCTGTGAGTCCTTAAAAACAATGCTTAAGAGTAATAAATATTGCCGTTGGTGTCAATTGCTCACAATGTGGAGTTTTCCCAATTTTTATAACCTATAAGGTAGTCGATGATTTGTAACAGTATGCGGCTGATTGATATTTTCAAAATCGTGGTCGATTTCCCCGGCGAGGAAACCGCCACTCCCGCCTCGGGCTCGCTCTTTCTGCCCCTTCGGGTCAGAAATCCTTGCCCGCTCGCCCTCCGGAGGGTTTTGAAAATATCAATCAGCCGCACTCATCAGCAATGAAAGCCCTATTCCACTTACCAATCCTGATAACTAATTGTATCTCGCAATGTTATTACAATACTTGCCGAATTTTCGGGGGAACTCCAACTCACAATCTGCAGCTACCCCAATTTTACTTAGTATATTCAATATATTTTAACGCGGCATAAGGGTTGAAAAATAAAATATTTATTGTATCTAAAAATAATCACATATTTAAAATATAAAAAGGGGAGGAAATACAAACTTCCTCCCCTGATAATCTGTGCTTAACAGACCCTTTTACTTGCGTTCTTCCAACAGATGCTCTACTACGGAAGGATCCGCCAGTGTTGTTGTATCACCCACATCTTCCTTACCTTCCGCGATAGTCCTGAGTATCCTTCTCATAATCTTACCGCTGCGGGTCTTGGGAAGAGCGTCGGCATACTGAATCTTATCCGGTTTAGCTATAGGACCGATCTCAGTGCTTACATGCTTACGAAGCTCCTGAATGAGTTCGTCTGTCTTTTCCACTCCGTCACGCAGGGTTACAAAGGCATATAATCCCTGACCCTTAATCTCGTGAGGCATAGGAACAACAGCCGCTTCGGCAACGCTGTCGTGGCTTACAAGGGCGCTCTCGACTTCCATAGTGCCGATTCTATGACCGGACACGTTAATAACATCGTCCACACGGCCCATAATCCAGAAATAGCCGTCCTCGTCCTGCCTGGCGCCGTCGCCTGTAAAGTAAAGATCCTTAAAACGGCTGAAATAGGTCTGCTTGTATCTTTCATCATCACCCCAGATAGTTCTGAGCATGGCGGGCCATGGTTTTTCGATAATCAGATAGCCGCCCTCGTTGACGTCGCACTCTGAACCATCTTCCCTGACTACCTTAGGGAAAATTCCGGGGAAGGGCAGAGTTGCAGATCCCGGTTTGAGAGGATAAGCACCCGGCATAGGAGTAATCATGATTCCTCCGGTCTCTGTCTGCCACCATGTATCTACTATCGGGCAGCGGCCGCCGCCAATCTTATTGTAATACCACATCCAGGCCTCAGGATTTATAGGTTCTCCAACTGTCCCAAGGAGCCTCAAGGATGAAAGATCGTGCTTTTCAGGCCACTCGTCGCCACTCTTCGCTATAGCCCTGATCGCCGTGGGAGCAGTATAGAAAATGTTTACCTTGTACTTCTCTACAACATCCCAGAAACGGTCCGGTTCAGGATAGCTTGGAACACCCTCGAACATGAGGGTTGTGGCTCCAAGACTCAACGGTCCGTAAACGATATATGAATGACCTGTAATCCATCCGATATCAGCTGTACACCAGAAGACATCGTCATCCTTAATATCGAAAATCAGCTTTGACGTAAGGGTTACATAAAGAAGATATCCGCCTGTTGTATGTACTACACCCTTCGGCTTACCGGTAGTTCCGCTTGTATAAAGGATAAAGGATACATCTTCAGCGTCCATTTCCTCTACAGGGCAGTCCGGACTGGCATCTTTCATCTCGTCATGCCACCAGAGGTCTCTTCCTTCAACCATTTCGATATCATTCTTGGTTCTCTGAACAACGATCACATTCTCAATCGTGGAAGTCCCCTTGAGAGCATTGTCAGCGTTATTCTTAAGCGGAATTGTCTTTCCGTTTCTGAAAGAACCGTCTGAAGTAACAAGGAGCTTTGCTTCCGCGTCAATGATACGGTCTTTAAGTGATTCCGCGCTGAAACCGCCGAATACTATGCTGTGGATAGCGCCAATTCTTACAGTGGCGAGCATAGCGATGGCAAGTTCCGGAATCATCGGCATATAAAGGCAAACGCGGTCGCCTTTCTTTATACCGTGCTTCTTTAAAACATTGGCGAATTTGCTTACTTCAACTTTAAGATCCTTAAAGGTATATTCTATCGCGTCATCTTCAGGTTCCCCTTCCCAGATAATCGCTTTTTTGTCGCCGCGTCCATTCTCAATGTGACGGTCAATACAATTATAAGAGATATTCAGTTTACCGCCTTGAAACCATTTCGCGAAAGGGGGCTTCCAGTCGAGAACCTTATCCCAAGGTTTAGACCAGTCTATGTATTCCTCAGCTTGTTCAGCCCAGAAACCTTCAAGATCTTCTTTGGATTTATTGTAAATCGCCTTGTACTCATCAAGGTTTTTTACATATGCATTACTCGAAAACTCCTCAGAAGGCTCTATTTTCCTTTTTTCGTCGAGCATCGAGGTGATAGTTTTCTTTTCCTCACTCATGTGTTACCTCCCATACGTGGTAAATAAAAATAAATACAAACAAACTGCTTCTGATTATACCCCAACTCAAGGAATATAATACTAATTCGGACAATCCATCATGTCAAGAACTTGCAATCTAATAGTCCTTTTTTATGATAAATAATCGAACAACTAATGGGTTTATAACGGCAATACTATTTAATCAGCCGAAACAACTATTCCGCGCACTTTACTGAACGCGCCGGATTTATAAAATCACGTTTCTAAATAAAACAAAATCGGAAGGACTTTTCAAGCCTTGACACAAAAAAAAATATGATTTAAAAGTTTTATAATGAACTATATTTAGCATTCTCAAACAAACAGCACAAAATCGGGAGGAAACAATGGATTTTACACACAATGCCATCGGCAGAAAAGTTCCCACTAAAGTCAATGGAAGAAAGAAGAAACCATTCAAAGAAGCATTTGATCCCGAATACAACGACCCGCTGGCCGGCCGGCCCGGAAACGCCAGCATGCACACTGGTGAAAGCAAGGTAACTACACTTGCTAATGTAATGGAACTTATTGAAGACGGCGACACAATCTCATATCCGCATTACTACCGCCTCGGAGATGTATGCCTTAAAATTATCATAGATAAGCTGAGGGAAACCGGCAAAAAGGATATACGCATACTCGGCAACGCCTTTTTTGACAATTGTGTTCCATGGCTTCCGGAAGCCTTCAAGGATGGAACTGTCAGCGGAATTACAGGCAGCTGCTACAGAGCTATGGGCAAACATGTAATGGCGGGAGATTTTCTCCCCTGGGTCATAAACCGCTACGGACACGGCAACCGCGTAAGACGGTTCCATACCGGGGAAGAAAGAGTAAAAGTAGCTTTCGGGCCCGTTCCTATAGCTGACAAGTGGGGAAACGCAAACGGATTGATGGGTAAGCCCGATTCATGGGTCGGTCCCCTCGGACTCTTCCTGGCCGACACGCTTTGGGCTGAAAATGTATGCCTTCTGGCGGGAGAGGTCTCCGACCGTTATCTTTTTCCTCGTTCGCTCTCCATGGTCGATGTTGATTTTGTAGTACCGGTTGAAGATCCCGGCGACAGCTCGGGAATAGGTTCCGGGACACTGAACCTTGATAAAATAAGAGCCAATAAATTCAACTCGGTAATCGCGAGGCAGGTACTTGACGTAATGCAGGCCGCGGAGACGATCTTTAACGGTTTTAATTTCCAGGTAGGCTCGGGGGCCGGACTGATAGTTTTGGATGAAATCAAGAAGATCCTTAAAGAGAAAGATATCAAAGCCGGATTCGCCATAGGCGGCTGCACATCTCTTCATGTGGAGATGCTTCAGGCGGGGCTGATTGAAAATCTTCTGCACGGCCAATGCTTCGAAACTTCAGAGAAAGTAATAAAGTCTATGCTGTACGACCACAACCACTATGAGATTTCCACCGGAGAATATGAAGATGTGGCAAACAGGGAAAATACGGTTAACATGCTTGATGTCGCCGTCCTGACGGCTCTTGAAGTAGACACGAAATTCAATGTCAACAGTATCTGCGCTAATGGACGTATACTCGGCGGAATAGGCGGAGCGCAGGGTGTAGCGGCAGGTTCAGACCTTACGATCATGTTTCTGCCTCTCGCGACAGGGAAAAAGGAAAAATCCCTTGGCTTTCCAAAAATAGTCGAAGATGTCTACACAGTATCTGTGCCGGGAGAGGTGATTGACGTAGTTGTCACGGAAGACTATATCGCGGTAAACCCCGAAAGTAAATCAAGCCATATTGACGCTCTCACTTCCAACGCGGATAAGTTTAACCTCGATATCGTAGGTATTGACGATTTGCGGAAATTGTCCGATAAAAAGGGCGCGGAGTATGGTAAAACTCCGCCTCGCCCGGAACTGACGGATATTCCGGTTGAAGCAATCGAATGGCGCGACGGCACACTGCTTGACACAATCTTTAAACCCGCTGAATGATTTTAACTCAAGCGGAAAGATTATTAATAGAAAGGCGCCGAGATTCAATCCGGCGCCTTTCTAAATCTCAGTATTACCCAAACATTCAACAATCCGTAAAAGTCACCCCATACGAAAACAGGATTCTACTTATCACCATTACCTGTTCCCGGCATTGCCGCCCAAGTTTCATAAATTTTCCATCTTCTATCCGTCTCCTTCTGGGCATTCCTTAAGAGTTTGGATGCTACCTCGGGATTCGATTTCTTTAATGATTTGTATCTGTTTTCGTTATACATATAGTCCTCAAGCGGTATACTCGGGGCTTTTGAATCGAGTTGGAACGGGTTTTTCCCCTCGTCGATCAGATTCGGATTAAACCTGACCAATGGCCATAAACCCGATTTTACTGCCGCCTTCTGCTGATCGGGACCGTTAACCAGATTGTATCCCTGACCAATACAATGCGAATAAGCTATAATCAAAGAAGGTCCGTTATAGCTTTCAGCTTCCAGGAAGGCCTTTATAGTCTGACTTTCGTTTGACCCGATTGCCACTCTGGCAACATAAGCGCTGCCGTAGATCATTGCCATCATCGCCAAATCTTTCTTATATGTCGGTTTGCCTCCCGCGGCGAACTTGGCTATCGCTCCCATAGGGGTTGCCTTAGACATCTGCCCGCCGGTATTGGAATAGGTTTCTGTGTCAAGTACGAGTATGTTTACATCACGCTGCTGAGCTATTACATGGTCAAGTCCGCCGTATCCTATATCGTATGCCCAACCGTCGCCTCCCAGGATCCACACGCTTTTCTTTATCAACACATCGGCGAGTCCCAGAAGGTCCTTTCCTTCGGGAGATTTAATTCCCTCGAGTTTCTTTTTAAGCTCTTCAACATTTTTTCTCTGCTGAATTATACCCGACTCTGTCGACTGATCACAATTTTTGATCTTACTTACAAGTTGATCTCCGATTGAAGATGAAAGCTTATCTAAGAGCTCGGCGGCATATTCTTTCTGTTTGTCAAGGCCGAGGCGCATTCCGAAACCGAATTCCGCGTTATCCTCAAACAGCGAATTATTCCAGGCGGGGCCCTTGCCTTCTTTGTTGAACGTATATGGCGTGGCGGGCAGGTTGCCGCCGTATATTGAACTGCAGCCGGTAGCGTTTCCAATCAAAGCTCTGTCTCCGAACAGCTGTGTTAGCAGCTTAACATAAGGCGTTTCACCGCATCCCGCGCAGGCGCCTGAGAACTCAAATAACGGTTCAAGAAACTGCACTCCTCTTGTAGCTTTGTGATTTACATTCTCTCTGGAGATGTAGGGAATATCGAGGAAAAACTTCCAATTTTCCTTTTCCGCTTCCCTTATTGGAGACTGAAGCTCCATATTTATCGCCTTCTTGTCAGGGTTGGACTTGTTCTTGGCGGGACAACCCTTAACACACTGACCGCAGTTTACGCAGTCCTCAGGAGCAACCTGGACTGTATATTTCAT of the Candidatus Krumholzibacteriota bacterium genome contains:
- a CDS encoding citrate lyase subunit alpha yields the protein MDFTHNAIGRKVPTKVNGRKKKPFKEAFDPEYNDPLAGRPGNASMHTGESKVTTLANVMELIEDGDTISYPHYYRLGDVCLKIIIDKLRETGKKDIRILGNAFFDNCVPWLPEAFKDGTVSGITGSCYRAMGKHVMAGDFLPWVINRYGHGNRVRRFHTGEERVKVAFGPVPIADKWGNANGLMGKPDSWVGPLGLFLADTLWAENVCLLAGEVSDRYLFPRSLSMVDVDFVVPVEDPGDSSGIGSGTLNLDKIRANKFNSVIARQVLDVMQAAETIFNGFNFQVGSGAGLIVLDEIKKILKEKDIKAGFAIGGCTSLHVEMLQAGLIENLLHGQCFETSEKVIKSMLYDHNHYEISTGEYEDVANRENTVNMLDVAVLTALEVDTKFNVNSICANGRILGGIGGAQGVAAGSDLTIMFLPLATGKKEKSLGFPKIVEDVYTVSVPGEVIDVVVTEDYIAVNPESKSSHIDALTSNADKFNLDIVGIDDLRKLSDKKGAEYGKTPPRPELTDIPVEAIEWRDGTLLDTIFKPAE